In Neodiprion pinetum isolate iyNeoPine1 chromosome 6, iyNeoPine1.2, whole genome shotgun sequence, one genomic interval encodes:
- the Ptp10D gene encoding tyrosine-protein phosphatase 10D isoform X6 yields the protein MKRPIVISRWSGIFLVLLAEVTYSTDLAIEIPGNLSQGDSWYRLDYSPAIGYPPPNTRISSDEIGDEIKFTNVLPGTKYEFWLYYSNSTLNDWLTWTASITTAPDPPSNLTVTVRNGKSATVSWAPPAQGNYSGFRLRVQSFSDTSSPKTSLVPADMATYTFQDLIPGATYSLQLFTVLDANESVAYTSRNFTTKPNTPGKFIVWFRNETTLLVLWQPPYPAGIYTHYKVSIDPPDAIESVLYVEKEGEPPGPAQAAFKGLVPGRAYNISVQTVSEDETSAPTTAQYRTVPLRPLNVTFDRRYLTPTSFRVLWDSQNGTSEFDKYQVSLATRRQTPVTRSRDDERWLDFKDLEPGKTYQVIVKTVSGKVTSWPATGDITLEPLPVRDLRAVTDEQTGMVEVSWTPNNASTQDSYKLSYDEVERLTGDTTSLTVDKTKVTLDALLPGRNYSISVQAMSNKAESVESVIYQVTRPASPIIEDLKSIEKGLNISWKSDVNSRQEKFEVTHNRNDTGESTTTSTIESHIDLKDLFPGAGYEIRVVAISHGLRSEPHVHFQAVLPHPPKNLSIEKVRRNGVVVRWEAPTDSMFTEFAIRYQTEDDTTWHDVASLSNTEAEIDDMTPGERYIIRVNTVSFGIESLDSLQVNQTIQPNPVLNITLTSDSTNVTLEWPRPEGRIETYVIRWWLVNDSDSIRTKNVTESTVSAAAAASGPKEGVQLRKELIGELTPGMEYSFSVYTVSYNLVSDVTNLTTRTMPLIQSEVVVVIDQDYPDSLTLLYTPTPVQSSRFDLYRFSISDSNNTIKEKMVNDTENKVTFSGLTPGKLYNVTAWTVSDNVESQPLLRQDRLFPERVTRIHAVNINDTRITLEWDVPRGEYDAFEVQYISTDESLEESLIQNVTNRNSITINNLRPHRNYTFTLVVISGTESTFLRKSSPVSASFTTSESYPGKVEVFQPSNVSPSDITFEWSLPSQDQNGVIRKFSITYGLEGSTHTQVKDFKPTELQGVIKSLIPGKTYIFRIQAETRIGFGPEVVWKQKMPILAPPKPPTQVVPSEVCRSSTTIQIRFRKNYFSEQNGAVTSYTIIVAEDDSKNASGLEMPSWKDVQGYSIWPPYQVMEPYYPFKNGSVEDFTIGGENCDGKTGYCNGPLKSGSTYKVKVRAFTAPDKFTDTSYSFPIQTDKDNTAIIVGVTVPIVLLLTFLGLGLIIRRRRSQGRKTTETRVTDDLSLPGSVIEISRPIRVENFADHYRMMSADSDFRFSEEFEELKHVGRDQPCTAADLPCNRPKNRFTNILPYDHSRFKLQPVDDEEGSDYINANYVPGHNSPREFIVTQGPLHSTRGDFWRMVWESNSQAIVMLTRCIEKGREKCDRYFPEDTLPAYYDEICVTMLNEWQYPDWRIRNFMLCKGKVEREIQHFHFMTWPDFGVPSPPQTLARFVRAFRERVGPDQRPIVVHCSAGVGRSGTFITLDRILQQILVSDYVDIFGIVCAMRKERVWMVQTEQQYICIHQCLLAVLEGQDNIGPIREIHDNQGFEDDEGIAESGM from the exons GTGACGTACTCGACCGATTTGGCGATCGAGATACCGGGAAATCTGAGTCAAGGGGACTCGTGGTACAGGCTCGATTACAGTCCGGCGATCGGTTATCCGCCGCCGAACACGAGGATATCGTCGGATGAAATTGGCGACGAGATCAAATTCACGAACGTTCTTCCCGGTACAAAGTACGAGTTCTGGCTCTACTACAGCAACTCGACGCTCAACGACTGGCTCACGTGGACCGCCTCGATAACTACAG caCCCGATCCACCCTCGAATCTCACGGTGACCGTTCGCAATGGAAAATCGGCTACCGTTTCTTGGGCTCCACCCGCGCAGGGAAATTATTCCGGATTCCGACTGCGGGTTCAGAGTTTCAGTGACACGAGTAGTCCCAAGACAAGCCTTGTTCCGGCCGATATGGCCACCTATACATTTCAGGATCTCATACCCGGAGCTACATATTCTTTGCAGCTGTTCACCGTGCTCGATGCGAACGAGAGCGTGGCCTACACGAGCAGGAACTTCACGACCA AGCCAAATACACCGGGAAAGTTCATCGTTTGGTTCCGAAACGAGACAACGCTTCTGGTGTTGTGGCAGCCGCCGTATCCAGCCGGTATATACACCCACTACAAGGTGAGCATCGATCCACCGGATGCGATCGAGTCCGTTTTGTACGTCGAGAAGGAGGGCGAACCCCCGGGACCAGCGCAGGCTGCATTCAAAGGCCTCGTTCCAG GAAGAGCCTACAACATATCGGTACAAACCGTGTCGGAGGACGAGACTTCGGCCCCAACGACCGCCCAATATCGAACAGTTCCGCTTCGCCCGTTGAACGTCACTTTCGATAGAAGGTACCTGACTCCGACGTCTTTCCGAGTCCTCTGGGACTCCCAGAACGGGACGTCCGAGTTCGACAAGTACCAAGTGTCTCTGGCGACGAGGCGGCAGACTCCGGTCACCAGAAGCCGGGACGATGAGAGATGGCTCGATTTCAAGGATTTGGAGCCCGGAAAGACCTATCAGGTGATTGTAAAGACGGTGTCTGGCAAAGTCACCAGCTGGCCAGCGACCGGGGATATAACGTTGG AACCGTTACCTGTCAGAGATCTCCGAGCTGTGACGGATGAGCAGACCGGAATGGTCGAGGTCTCCTGGACTCCAAACAACGCTAGCACTCAGGACAGCTACAAGCTTTCGTACGACGAAGTGGAAAGACTTACCGGCGATACGACGTCTCTGACAGTCGATAAAACGAAG gTGACGTTGGACGCGCTTCTTCCGGGTCGGAACTACTCGATAAGTGTCCAGGCTATGAGCAACAAGGCTGAATCAGTTGAGTCGGTGATATACCAAGTGACCCGACCGGCCAGTCCGATCATCGAGGATCTTAAATCGATCGAAAAGGGGCTGAACATATCTTGGAAGAGCGACGTAAACTCGCGTCAGGAGAAGTTCGAGGTTACTCACAACAGAAATGACACCGGGGAGAGTACGACGACCTCGACTATCGAGTCTCACATCGATCTAAAGGACTTGTTTCCGGGTGCAGGGTACGAGATTCGGGTCGTCGCGATCAGCCATGGCCTCAGAAGTGAGCCCCACGTCCACTTTCAGGCTGTCC TCCCTCATCCGCCGAAGAATTTGAGCATTGAGAAAGTGCGGAGGAACGGGGTCGTCGTACGGTGGGAGGCACCGACAGATTCCATGTTCACGGAATTCGCCATTCGTTATCAAACTGAGGATGATACCACCTGGCATGATGTGGCGAGCTTGAGCAATACCGAGGCTGAAATAGACGATATGACACCCGGCGAACGGTACATCATCAGGGTAAACACGGTCAGCTTCGGGATCGAGAGCTTGGATTCGCTGCAAGTAAATCAGACAATTC AACCAAATCCAGTACTAAACATCACGCTGACTTCGGACTCTACCAATGTTACCTTGGAATGGCCGAGGCCAGAGGGCAGGATAGAGACGTATGTGATAAGATGGTGGTTGGTGAACGATAGCGATTCTATTCGCACTAAGAACGTCACAGAGAGTACGgtttctgctgctgctgctgcttctggTCCGAAGGAAGGTGTGCAATTGAGGAAGGAACTGATTGGCGAGTTGACACCAGGCATGGAGTACTCGTTCTCGGTTTACACCGTGTCCTACAACCTGGTCAGCGACGTGACCAATCTCACTACGAGAACAA TGCCGTTAATCCAGTCCGAAGTCGTGGTTGTCATCGACCAAGATTACCCCGACTCATTGACCCTCCTTTACACACCGACGCCAGTACAGTCGTCCCGTTTCGATCTTTATCGGTTCAGTATCAGCGACTCGAACAACAccattaaagaaaaaatggttAACGATACCGAGAACAAGGTGACGTTCAGCGGTTTGACACCgggaaaattgtacaacgtaACTGCCTGGACGGTTAGCGACAACGTCGAGAGTCAACCGCTACTCAGGCAGGACAGATTAT TCCCTGAACGAGTGACGAGGATACACGCGGTGAACATAAACGATACGAGGATAACGTTGGAATGGGATGTGCCTCGAGGCGAATACGACGCGTTCGAAGTGCAGTACATAAGCACGGACGAAAGTCTGGAGGAGAGCCTGATCCAAAACGTGACAAATCGCAACTCGATTACCATAAACAATCTGAGGCCTCATCGCAATTACACATTCACACTGGTCGTGATATCCGGAACCGAGTCGACCTTCTTGAGAAAATCAAGTCCGGTAAGCGCCAGCTTTACAACGAGCGAATCTTATCCGGGAAAAGTCGAGGTGTTCCAACCTTCGAACGTCTCGCCAAGCGACATCACCTTCGAGTGGTCCCTGCCGAGCCAGGATCAGAATGGAGTCATTCGGAAGTTCAGCATCACGTACGGACTGGAG GGCTCGACTCACACGCAAGTCAAGGACTTCAAACCGACCGAGTTGCAGGGCGTGATCAAATCGTTGATACCAGGAAAGACGTACATATTTCGAATCCAGGCGGAAACGAGGATCGGCTTCGGGCCGGAGGTCGtttggaaacaaaaaatgccAATTCTGGCGCCTCCGAAGCCTCCGACTCAGGTCGTACCCTCGGAGGTATGCAGAAGCAGCACCACCATCCAGATACGTTTCAGGAAAAACTACTTCAGCGAACAGAACGGAGCTGTCACTTCCTACACCATCATCGTCGCCGAGGACGACAGCAAAAATGCCTCCGGTCTGGAAATGCCCAGCTGGAAAGACGTCCAAGGTTACAGCATCTGGCCTCCGTATCAG GTAATGGAACCTTATTACCCGTTCAAAAATGGCTCCGTCGAGGACTTTACGATCGGTGGAGAAAATTGCGACGGTAAAACCGGCTACTGTAACGGCCCGTTGAAATCTGGCTCGACGTACAAAGTAAAGGTCCGGGCATTCACGGCTCCTGACAAGTTCACCGATACCAGTTACAGTTTTCCCATTCAGACAG aCAAGGACAATACGGCTATCATTGTCGGCGTCACGGTTCCAATCGTTTTACTACTGACATTCTTAGGGCTCGGTCTGATAATAAGACGAAGGAGAAGTCAAGGTAGAAAAACGACGGAAACACGAGTTACCGACGATCTATCGTTGCCTGGAAGTGTAATTGAGATAAG CCGTCCAATACGGGTGGAAAACTTCGCGGATCACTATCGAATGATGTCCGCGGATTCGGATTTCCGTTTCTCCGAGGAGTTTGAAGAGCTGAAACACGTCGGCAGAGATCAGCCCTGCACGGCGGCCGATCTACCTTGCAATCGGCCGAAGAACCGCTTCACCAACATCCTGCCTTACGATCATAGCAGGTTTAAACTGCAGCCAGTCGACGACGAGGAAGGTTCGGACTACATAAACGCGAACTACGTGCCG GGTCACAACTCGCCGAGGGAGTTCATCGTCACGCAAGGACCGCTGCATTCGACGCGCGGCGACTTCTGGCGAATGGTTTGGGAGAGCAATAGTCAGGCAATAGTGATGCTGACGCGTTGCATAGAGAAGGGAAGAGAGAAATGCGATCGTTACTTTCCCGAGGACACGCTTCCGGCATACTACGACGAGATTTGCGTCACTATGCTGAACGAGTGGCAATATCCCGACTGGCGCATAAGGAACTTCATGTTGTGCAAG GGCAAAGTCGAGCGGGAAATCCAGCACTTCCACTTCATGACCTGGCCCGACTTCGGGGTTCCAAGCCCGCCGCAAACCTTGGCGAGATTTGTGCGAGCTTTCAGGGAACGCGTTGGGCCCGATCAGAGACCCATCGTGGTTCACTGCAGCGCCGGGGTCGGCAGAAGCGGCACTTTCATCACCTTGGACAGGATACTGCAACAGATTTTGGTATCAGATTACGTCGATATATTCGGCATTGTCTGCGCCATGAGGAAGGAGAGGGTCTGGATGGTGCAGACCGAGCAGCAGTACATTTGCATACATCAGTGTTTGCTTGCTGTCTTGGAAGGGCAGGACAACATCGGACCGATTAGGGAAATTCACGACAATCAAGGATTCGAAG ATGACGAGGGCATAGCTGAGTCAGGAATGTAA
- the Ptp10D gene encoding tyrosine-protein phosphatase 10D isoform X5, with protein MKRPIVISRWSGIFLVLLAEVTYSTDLAIEIPGNLSQGDSWYRLDYSPAIGYPPPNTRISSDEIGDEIKFTNVLPGTKYEFWLYYSNSTLNDWLTWTASITTAPDPPSNLTVTVRNGKSATVSWAPPAQGNYSGFRLRVQSFSDTSSPKTSLVPADMATYTFQDLIPGATYSLQLFTVLDANESVAYTSRNFTTKPNTPGKFIVWFRNETTLLVLWQPPYPAGIYTHYKVSIDPPDAIESVLYVEKEGEPPGPAQAAFKGLVPGRAYNISVQTVSEDETSAPTTAQYRTVPLRPLNVTFDRRYLTPTSFRVLWDSQNGTSEFDKYQVSLATRRQTPVTRSRDDERWLDFKDLEPGKTYQVIVKTVSGKVTSWPATGDITLEPLPVRDLRAVTDEQTGMVEVSWTPNNASTQDSYKLSYDEVERLTGDTTSLTVDKTKVKVTLDALLPGRNYSISVQAMSNKAESVESVIYQVTRPASPIIEDLKSIEKGLNISWKSDVNSRQEKFEVTHNRNDTGESTTTSTIESHIDLKDLFPGAGYEIRVVAISHGLRSEPHVHFQAVLPHPPKNLSIEKVRRNGVVVRWEAPTDSMFTEFAIRYQTEDDTTWHDVASLSNTEAEIDDMTPGERYIIRVNTVSFGIESLDSLQVNQTIQPNPVLNITLTSDSTNVTLEWPRPEGRIETYVIRWWLVNDSDSIRTKNVTESTVSAAAAASGPKEGVQLRKELIGELTPGMEYSFSVYTVSYNLVSDVTNLTTRTMPLIQSEVVVVIDQDYPDSLTLLYTPTPVQSSRFDLYRFSISDSNNTIKEKMVNDTENKVTFSGLTPGKLYNVTAWTVSDNVESQPLLRQDRLFPERVTRIHAVNINDTRITLEWDVPRGEYDAFEVQYISTDESLEESLIQNVTNRNSITINNLRPHRNYTFTLVVISGTESTFLRKSSPVSASFTTSESYPGKVEVFQPSNVSPSDITFEWSLPSQDQNGVIRKFSITYGLEGSTHTQVKDFKPTELQGVIKSLIPGKTYIFRIQAETRIGFGPEVVWKQKMPILAPPKPPTQVVPSEVCRSSTTIQIRFRKNYFSEQNGAVTSYTIIVAEDDSKNASGLEMPSWKDVQGYSIWPPYQVMEPYYPFKNGSVEDFTIGGENCDGKTGYCNGPLKSGSTYKVKVRAFTAPDKFTDTSYSFPIQTGLLVADKDNTAIIVGVTVPIVLLLTFLGLGLIIRRRRSQGRKTTETRVTDDLSLPGSVIEISRPIRVENFADHYRMMSADSDFRFSEEFEELKHVGRDQPCTAADLPCNRPKNRFTNILPYDHSRFKLQPVDDEEGSDYINANYVPGHNSPREFIVTQGPLHSTRGDFWRMVWESNSQAIVMLTRCIEKGREKCDRYFPEDTLPAYYDEICVTMLNEWQYPDWRIRNFMLCKGKVEREIQHFHFMTWPDFGVPSPPQTLARFVRAFRERVGPDQRPIVVHCSAGVGRSGTFITLDRILQQILVSDYVDIFGIVCAMRKERVWMVQTEQQYICIHQCLLAVLEGQDNIGPIREIHDNQGFEDDEGIAESGM; from the exons GTGACGTACTCGACCGATTTGGCGATCGAGATACCGGGAAATCTGAGTCAAGGGGACTCGTGGTACAGGCTCGATTACAGTCCGGCGATCGGTTATCCGCCGCCGAACACGAGGATATCGTCGGATGAAATTGGCGACGAGATCAAATTCACGAACGTTCTTCCCGGTACAAAGTACGAGTTCTGGCTCTACTACAGCAACTCGACGCTCAACGACTGGCTCACGTGGACCGCCTCGATAACTACAG caCCCGATCCACCCTCGAATCTCACGGTGACCGTTCGCAATGGAAAATCGGCTACCGTTTCTTGGGCTCCACCCGCGCAGGGAAATTATTCCGGATTCCGACTGCGGGTTCAGAGTTTCAGTGACACGAGTAGTCCCAAGACAAGCCTTGTTCCGGCCGATATGGCCACCTATACATTTCAGGATCTCATACCCGGAGCTACATATTCTTTGCAGCTGTTCACCGTGCTCGATGCGAACGAGAGCGTGGCCTACACGAGCAGGAACTTCACGACCA AGCCAAATACACCGGGAAAGTTCATCGTTTGGTTCCGAAACGAGACAACGCTTCTGGTGTTGTGGCAGCCGCCGTATCCAGCCGGTATATACACCCACTACAAGGTGAGCATCGATCCACCGGATGCGATCGAGTCCGTTTTGTACGTCGAGAAGGAGGGCGAACCCCCGGGACCAGCGCAGGCTGCATTCAAAGGCCTCGTTCCAG GAAGAGCCTACAACATATCGGTACAAACCGTGTCGGAGGACGAGACTTCGGCCCCAACGACCGCCCAATATCGAACAGTTCCGCTTCGCCCGTTGAACGTCACTTTCGATAGAAGGTACCTGACTCCGACGTCTTTCCGAGTCCTCTGGGACTCCCAGAACGGGACGTCCGAGTTCGACAAGTACCAAGTGTCTCTGGCGACGAGGCGGCAGACTCCGGTCACCAGAAGCCGGGACGATGAGAGATGGCTCGATTTCAAGGATTTGGAGCCCGGAAAGACCTATCAGGTGATTGTAAAGACGGTGTCTGGCAAAGTCACCAGCTGGCCAGCGACCGGGGATATAACGTTGG AACCGTTACCTGTCAGAGATCTCCGAGCTGTGACGGATGAGCAGACCGGAATGGTCGAGGTCTCCTGGACTCCAAACAACGCTAGCACTCAGGACAGCTACAAGCTTTCGTACGACGAAGTGGAAAGACTTACCGGCGATACGACGTCTCTGACAGTCGATAAAACGAAGGTAAAG gTGACGTTGGACGCGCTTCTTCCGGGTCGGAACTACTCGATAAGTGTCCAGGCTATGAGCAACAAGGCTGAATCAGTTGAGTCGGTGATATACCAAGTGACCCGACCGGCCAGTCCGATCATCGAGGATCTTAAATCGATCGAAAAGGGGCTGAACATATCTTGGAAGAGCGACGTAAACTCGCGTCAGGAGAAGTTCGAGGTTACTCACAACAGAAATGACACCGGGGAGAGTACGACGACCTCGACTATCGAGTCTCACATCGATCTAAAGGACTTGTTTCCGGGTGCAGGGTACGAGATTCGGGTCGTCGCGATCAGCCATGGCCTCAGAAGTGAGCCCCACGTCCACTTTCAGGCTGTCC TCCCTCATCCGCCGAAGAATTTGAGCATTGAGAAAGTGCGGAGGAACGGGGTCGTCGTACGGTGGGAGGCACCGACAGATTCCATGTTCACGGAATTCGCCATTCGTTATCAAACTGAGGATGATACCACCTGGCATGATGTGGCGAGCTTGAGCAATACCGAGGCTGAAATAGACGATATGACACCCGGCGAACGGTACATCATCAGGGTAAACACGGTCAGCTTCGGGATCGAGAGCTTGGATTCGCTGCAAGTAAATCAGACAATTC AACCAAATCCAGTACTAAACATCACGCTGACTTCGGACTCTACCAATGTTACCTTGGAATGGCCGAGGCCAGAGGGCAGGATAGAGACGTATGTGATAAGATGGTGGTTGGTGAACGATAGCGATTCTATTCGCACTAAGAACGTCACAGAGAGTACGgtttctgctgctgctgctgcttctggTCCGAAGGAAGGTGTGCAATTGAGGAAGGAACTGATTGGCGAGTTGACACCAGGCATGGAGTACTCGTTCTCGGTTTACACCGTGTCCTACAACCTGGTCAGCGACGTGACCAATCTCACTACGAGAACAA TGCCGTTAATCCAGTCCGAAGTCGTGGTTGTCATCGACCAAGATTACCCCGACTCATTGACCCTCCTTTACACACCGACGCCAGTACAGTCGTCCCGTTTCGATCTTTATCGGTTCAGTATCAGCGACTCGAACAACAccattaaagaaaaaatggttAACGATACCGAGAACAAGGTGACGTTCAGCGGTTTGACACCgggaaaattgtacaacgtaACTGCCTGGACGGTTAGCGACAACGTCGAGAGTCAACCGCTACTCAGGCAGGACAGATTAT TCCCTGAACGAGTGACGAGGATACACGCGGTGAACATAAACGATACGAGGATAACGTTGGAATGGGATGTGCCTCGAGGCGAATACGACGCGTTCGAAGTGCAGTACATAAGCACGGACGAAAGTCTGGAGGAGAGCCTGATCCAAAACGTGACAAATCGCAACTCGATTACCATAAACAATCTGAGGCCTCATCGCAATTACACATTCACACTGGTCGTGATATCCGGAACCGAGTCGACCTTCTTGAGAAAATCAAGTCCGGTAAGCGCCAGCTTTACAACGAGCGAATCTTATCCGGGAAAAGTCGAGGTGTTCCAACCTTCGAACGTCTCGCCAAGCGACATCACCTTCGAGTGGTCCCTGCCGAGCCAGGATCAGAATGGAGTCATTCGGAAGTTCAGCATCACGTACGGACTGGAG GGCTCGACTCACACGCAAGTCAAGGACTTCAAACCGACCGAGTTGCAGGGCGTGATCAAATCGTTGATACCAGGAAAGACGTACATATTTCGAATCCAGGCGGAAACGAGGATCGGCTTCGGGCCGGAGGTCGtttggaaacaaaaaatgccAATTCTGGCGCCTCCGAAGCCTCCGACTCAGGTCGTACCCTCGGAGGTATGCAGAAGCAGCACCACCATCCAGATACGTTTCAGGAAAAACTACTTCAGCGAACAGAACGGAGCTGTCACTTCCTACACCATCATCGTCGCCGAGGACGACAGCAAAAATGCCTCCGGTCTGGAAATGCCCAGCTGGAAAGACGTCCAAGGTTACAGCATCTGGCCTCCGTATCAG GTAATGGAACCTTATTACCCGTTCAAAAATGGCTCCGTCGAGGACTTTACGATCGGTGGAGAAAATTGCGACGGTAAAACCGGCTACTGTAACGGCCCGTTGAAATCTGGCTCGACGTACAAAGTAAAGGTCCGGGCATTCACGGCTCCTGACAAGTTCACCGATACCAGTTACAGTTTTCCCATTCAGACAG GATTACTAGTCGCAG aCAAGGACAATACGGCTATCATTGTCGGCGTCACGGTTCCAATCGTTTTACTACTGACATTCTTAGGGCTCGGTCTGATAATAAGACGAAGGAGAAGTCAAGGTAGAAAAACGACGGAAACACGAGTTACCGACGATCTATCGTTGCCTGGAAGTGTAATTGAGATAAG CCGTCCAATACGGGTGGAAAACTTCGCGGATCACTATCGAATGATGTCCGCGGATTCGGATTTCCGTTTCTCCGAGGAGTTTGAAGAGCTGAAACACGTCGGCAGAGATCAGCCCTGCACGGCGGCCGATCTACCTTGCAATCGGCCGAAGAACCGCTTCACCAACATCCTGCCTTACGATCATAGCAGGTTTAAACTGCAGCCAGTCGACGACGAGGAAGGTTCGGACTACATAAACGCGAACTACGTGCCG GGTCACAACTCGCCGAGGGAGTTCATCGTCACGCAAGGACCGCTGCATTCGACGCGCGGCGACTTCTGGCGAATGGTTTGGGAGAGCAATAGTCAGGCAATAGTGATGCTGACGCGTTGCATAGAGAAGGGAAGAGAGAAATGCGATCGTTACTTTCCCGAGGACACGCTTCCGGCATACTACGACGAGATTTGCGTCACTATGCTGAACGAGTGGCAATATCCCGACTGGCGCATAAGGAACTTCATGTTGTGCAAG GGCAAAGTCGAGCGGGAAATCCAGCACTTCCACTTCATGACCTGGCCCGACTTCGGGGTTCCAAGCCCGCCGCAAACCTTGGCGAGATTTGTGCGAGCTTTCAGGGAACGCGTTGGGCCCGATCAGAGACCCATCGTGGTTCACTGCAGCGCCGGGGTCGGCAGAAGCGGCACTTTCATCACCTTGGACAGGATACTGCAACAGATTTTGGTATCAGATTACGTCGATATATTCGGCATTGTCTGCGCCATGAGGAAGGAGAGGGTCTGGATGGTGCAGACCGAGCAGCAGTACATTTGCATACATCAGTGTTTGCTTGCTGTCTTGGAAGGGCAGGACAACATCGGACCGATTAGGGAAATTCACGACAATCAAGGATTCGAAG ATGACGAGGGCATAGCTGAGTCAGGAATGTAA